The following proteins are co-located in the Tripterygium wilfordii isolate XIE 37 chromosome 2, ASM1340144v1, whole genome shotgun sequence genome:
- the LOC120016600 gene encoding uncharacterized protein LOC120016600 codes for MQESSSLLSISPDRSPSFDTYSFGKLAEIAARVVQEFDDGTVSDSNFYDFSTGSCEQPEQESHDEKNDNNDEDVSDEEFEFSIVSRDREFIPITADDIFYNGQIRPVYPLFNTDLISNALCKINEETTTIKTKATSNRLPLRQLFSEERELTSTSCSSSEADELDGAEPGTYCVWTPKKAGESSPRMCKKSGSTGSSKRWKFRDLLNRSHSDGKDTFVFLASINNNKKAGEAKQRTPVSNAKEAKGGVEEESVKRNRAVKESEKRRSYLPYRQDLVGVFTNVYGQTRNFRRY; via the coding sequence ATGCAGGAAAGTAGTTCACTACTCTCGATCTCTCCGGACAGATCTCCCAGTTTCGACACCTACTCTTTCGGAAAGCTCGCCGAGATTGCTGCCAGAGTCGTTCAAGAATTCGACGATGGAACAGTCTCCGACTCTAATTTCTACGATTTCAGCACCGGGAGTTGTGAACAACCAGAACAAGAAAGTCACGACGAAAAGAACGATAACAACGATGAAGATGTAAGCGATGAAGAGTTTGAGTTTTCAATCGTGAGCAGAGACCGGGAGTTCATACCTATCACCGCTGACGATATCTTCTACAACGGCCAGATCAGGCCGGTCTACCCTCTCTTCAACACAGATTTGATCTCTAACGCGTTGTGCAAAATCAACGAGGAAACCACCACAATTAAAACCAAAGCGACGTCGAATCGGCTGCCCTTACGGCAGCTGTTTAGCGAAGAGCGCGAACTGACATCCACGTCTTGTTCATCGTCGGAGGCGGACGAACTAGACGGCGCGGAACCAGGCACTTACTGCGTCTGGACTCCGAAAAAGGCGGGAGAGTCGTCGCCAAGGATGTGCAAGAAGAGCGGTTCCACAGGTTCGTCGAAGCGGTGGAAGTTTCGAGACCTGTTGAACCGAAGCCACAGCGACGGCAAGGACACGTTCGTGTTCCTGGCATCAATCAATAACAACAAAAAAGCAGGGGAAGCGAAGCAGAGAACACCAGTTTCCAACGCAAAGGAGGCGAAAGGGGGAGTTGAGGAGGAATCTGTAAAACGAAACAGGGCAGTGAAGGAAAGCGAGAAACGGCGGTCTTACTTGCCGTATCGGCAGGACCTGGTTGGGGTTTTCACGAATGTGTATGGGCAAACTCGGAATTTTCGTCGCTATTGA